A genomic stretch from Chitinophagaceae bacterium includes:
- a CDS encoding peptidoglycan DD-metalloendopeptidase family protein, protein MTAPLINILEKNRHLYYPVVPFEPGKDKLLKMDFTEANKDLTKTIIEDVTLYSDYVDQKLKQASAKFGIGGYAEHRSVYSRSKVFDAVDGGEPRRLHLGIDIWGEAGTPVYAPLGGMIHSYKFNDQYGDYGATIILLHQLDGVAFYTLYGHLCLHDLAMVDGQYINRGQEFAHFGVPAENGHWPPHLHFQIIDNLELNEGDYPGVCRMSDKDFYLKNCPDADLILQMNQHL, encoded by the coding sequence ATGACAGCACCACTCATCAATATTTTAGAAAAGAACAGGCATCTGTATTATCCGGTAGTTCCATTTGAACCCGGCAAAGACAAATTGCTGAAGATGGATTTTACAGAAGCCAATAAAGATCTTACCAAAACTATCATAGAAGATGTAACACTGTACAGTGATTATGTTGATCAGAAACTGAAACAGGCTTCTGCAAAATTTGGCATTGGTGGTTATGCTGAGCATCGTTCTGTATACAGCAGAAGTAAAGTGTTTGATGCAGTTGATGGTGGCGAACCAAGAAGACTGCATTTGGGAATTGATATCTGGGGCGAAGCAGGAACACCCGTATATGCCCCGCTGGGAGGAATGATCCACAGTTATAAATTCAATGATCAGTATGGTGATTACGGGGCAACCATTATTTTACTTCATCAGTTAGATGGCGTTGCATTTTACACATTGTACGGGCATTTATGTTTGCATGATCTTGCAATGGTTGACGGGCAATATATTAACCGTGGACAGGAGTTTGCTCACTTTGGAGTGCCTGCAGAAAATGGCCACTGGCCTCCGCATCTTCATTTCCAGATCATTGACAACCTGGAATTAAATGAAGGTGATTATCCCGGTGTATGCAGAATGAGCGATAAAGATTTCTATTTAAAAAATTGCCCTGATGCTGATTTGATTTTACAGATGAATCAACACCTGTAA
- the ruvB gene encoding Holliday junction branch migration DNA helicase RuvB, with amino-acid sequence MANPNLNSDKEALTSAEKEFENNIRPSSIEEFSGQSQIIDNLKIFIKAAKMRGEALDHVLFHGPPGLGKTTLSRIVANELGVNIKETSGPVIEKPGDLAGLLTNLEPNDVLFIDEIHRLSTVVEEYLYAAMEDYRIDIMIDSGPNARSIQINLNPFTLVGATTRSGLLSAPLLSRFAIKSRLEYYNAETLQKIVLRAAGILGVKITSDATKEIAGRSRATPRIANGLLRRMRDFAQVLGNGVIDLGVTQHGLKALNVDEYGLDDMDNKILLTIIDKFKGGPVGITTIATAVGEESGTLEEVYEPFLIQEGFLQRTPRGREVTAKAYEHLGKKPYSGAGPTLFT; translated from the coding sequence ATGGCAAATCCCAATTTAAATAGCGACAAAGAAGCATTAACCTCTGCTGAGAAGGAGTTTGAAAATAATATCCGTCCATCGAGTATTGAAGAATTTTCAGGTCAGTCGCAGATTATTGATAACCTGAAGATATTTATCAAGGCGGCAAAGATGAGAGGTGAAGCGCTGGATCATGTATTGTTTCATGGCCCTCCCGGTTTGGGCAAAACAACATTGAGCCGTATTGTGGCAAATGAGTTGGGCGTGAATATTAAAGAAACATCGGGGCCTGTAATTGAAAAGCCAGGCGATCTTGCCGGACTGCTGACTAATCTTGAACCGAATGATGTGTTGTTTATAGATGAAATTCATCGCTTAAGTACTGTTGTTGAAGAATATTTGTATGCGGCGATGGAAGATTACCGGATTGATATTATGATTGACAGCGGACCCAATGCAAGAAGTATCCAGATCAATCTCAATCCATTTACATTGGTGGGTGCAACAACAAGAAGCGGTTTACTGAGTGCACCATTGTTATCAAGATTTGCCATTAAATCAAGACTGGAATATTACAATGCTGAAACATTGCAGAAGATTGTTCTGCGTGCTGCTGGAATTTTAGGGGTGAAGATCACCAGCGATGCAACAAAAGAAATTGCCGGAAGAAGCCGGGCTACGCCACGTATTGCCAATGGTTTACTGAGGCGCATGCGTGATTTTGCACAGGTACTTGGCAATGGTGTGATTGATCTCGGAGTAACACAACATGGTTTGAAAGCATTGAACGTAGATGAATATGGTTTAGATGATATGGATAATAAAATTCTGCTCACCATTATTGATAAATTTAAAGGGGGGCCTGTTGGTATTACCACCATTGCAACTGCTGTTGGAGAAGAGTCAGGTACACTCGAAGAAGTGTACGAACCATTCTTAATACAGGAAGGATTTTTACAGCGTACACCAAGAGGCAGGGAAGTAACAGCCAAAGCATATGAACATTTGGGAAAGAAACCGTACAGCGGTGCAGGTCCAACATTGTTTACCTGA
- a CDS encoding response regulator transcription factor — MIKILVVDDHPLVGDGISTMLKDELHLNVCGICKNGKQAIESFNELEPDVILLDISLPDIDGIELCSILRKQNKDVKIIGLTSTNEAGIISQFLAKGGNGYLLKDMERYELLEAIDEVMLGKIYLSKAANQKILEQFNSLKDAAQELPGLTRREKEILKLLYDGYNGPQIAEKLFLSHYTVETHRKNLMQKLNVSSTQQLLKLAIEHKLI; from the coding sequence ATGATCAAAATCCTCGTTGTTGATGATCATCCGTTAGTGGGTGATGGCATTTCCACCATGTTGAAAGATGAACTGCACCTGAATGTTTGTGGCATTTGTAAAAATGGCAAACAGGCTATTGAATCTTTCAATGAATTAGAGCCGGATGTGATACTTCTCGATATCAGCCTCCCTGATATTGACGGTATTGAATTATGCAGCATACTCCGCAAACAAAACAAAGACGTAAAGATCATCGGTCTTACTTCTACCAATGAAGCAGGCATCATCAGCCAGTTTTTGGCAAAAGGTGGCAATGGCTATCTGTTGAAAGATATGGAGCGTTACGAATTACTGGAAGCTATTGATGAAGTAATGCTAGGAAAAATCTATCTCAGCAAAGCAGCCAACCAGAAAATACTTGAACAATTTAATTCGTTAAAGGATGCTGCACAGGAATTACCCGGACTTACACGCAGAGAAAAAGAAATTTTAAAACTATTGTACGATGGATACAATGGTCCTCAAATTGCTGAGAAGCTATTCTTAAGTCATTACACAGTGGAAACTCATCGTAAAAATCTAATGCAGAAACTGAATGTAAGCTCAACTCAGCAGCTATTAAAACTGGCAATTGAACACAAACTTATCTGA
- a CDS encoding sensor histidine kinase codes for MAYILGFVYADQNKFKESTNMYEEAEQIASKEKNHELLGKINNGRGGWYFMQSDFFNASYHYSKACEYFQLMKDTAREIMAYQNLIATIGSLENYDRCIKLSLELLEKIKPSNDNSQLAFAYNHLIVAYLGINKTNEAAKYVPLLRSYIATTSDLAFAADSYSILGLYHERKGEYDTALSLHKTGLKISLRENFQPAYLNLAIGRTYLKKKDFANAYIYLKEALALSKKANSTDVYYRACAQISAYYAAIKDFKSAYNYSIEYEKLNDSILASKTVQYASFLEASFESSKKEKQIAALELSNAQNELAVVRRNRMLIIIGLFAITLLSILGFLYRVSQQKRTIAEKDKILQQEQIKFLERQQQIVSLQSMVNGQETERTRIAKDLHDGLGGLFSTVKMHFSTLQHEQQELQTNPLFSKSYDLINTASEEVRRIAHNMMPEVLLKMGVVQATQELCNSISAGKLLKVAMQSYGMEKRLNASTEIMLFRIIQELLNNIIKHSQATEAIVQFNREGNRLSVTVEDNGRGFNMKESDEKISAGLSSVKSRVQYLNGQLSIDSQNEIGTTILMNFLINEGEAVS; via the coding sequence ATGGCCTACATACTTGGCTTTGTATATGCTGATCAGAATAAATTTAAAGAATCGACCAATATGTATGAGGAAGCAGAACAGATTGCCAGCAAAGAAAAAAACCACGAACTGCTTGGCAAGATCAATAATGGCAGAGGTGGTTGGTATTTTATGCAGAGCGATTTTTTTAATGCCTCCTACCATTATTCCAAAGCATGTGAATATTTTCAACTGATGAAAGATACAGCCAGAGAAATAATGGCTTATCAGAACCTTATTGCAACGATAGGTTCATTAGAAAATTATGACAGGTGTATCAAGCTTAGCCTGGAGTTGCTGGAAAAAATAAAACCTTCAAATGATAATTCCCAATTGGCGTTTGCCTATAATCACTTGATTGTCGCTTACCTAGGCATCAATAAGACTAATGAAGCTGCAAAATATGTCCCACTGTTGAGATCCTATATTGCAACAACCAGCGATCTTGCATTTGCCGCTGACTCTTACAGCATACTGGGCCTTTACCATGAACGTAAAGGAGAATATGATACTGCCCTTTCCCTTCACAAAACCGGATTAAAAATTTCGCTGCGTGAAAATTTTCAGCCTGCATACCTTAACCTGGCAATTGGCAGAACCTATCTTAAGAAAAAAGATTTCGCAAATGCATACATCTATCTTAAAGAAGCATTGGCTCTTTCAAAAAAAGCGAACTCAACGGATGTGTACTACAGGGCATGTGCACAAATAAGCGCCTATTATGCAGCCATTAAGGACTTTAAAAGTGCTTATAATTACAGCATTGAATATGAAAAACTCAATGATAGTATACTTGCATCAAAAACAGTACAATATGCTTCTTTTCTCGAGGCTTCGTTTGAAAGCAGTAAAAAGGAGAAACAAATTGCGGCGCTCGAATTATCTAATGCTCAAAATGAACTTGCTGTTGTACGCAGAAACAGAATGCTCATTATTATTGGTTTATTCGCAATTACATTATTATCTATCCTTGGGTTTCTTTATAGAGTAAGTCAGCAAAAACGAACCATCGCAGAAAAAGACAAAATATTACAACAGGAGCAAATCAAATTCCTCGAACGGCAGCAACAGATTGTTTCATTACAAAGTATGGTGAACGGACAGGAAACCGAACGTACCCGTATTGCCAAAGATCTGCACGATGGACTGGGCGGTTTGTTCTCTACTGTAAAAATGCATTTCAGCACATTGCAACACGAGCAACAGGAGCTTCAAACAAATCCCCTCTTTTCTAAAAGCTATGATCTGATCAATACAGCATCAGAAGAAGTACGCCGCATAGCACACAATATGATGCCGGAGGTTTTGTTAAAGATGGGTGTTGTACAAGCAACACAGGAATTATGCAACAGCATCAGTGCAGGTAAACTGCTGAAAGTAGCCATGCAATCGTACGGTATGGAAAAACGACTTAATGCCTCAACGGAGATCATGCTCTTCCGCATAATACAGGAACTCCTCAACAACATTATTAAGCATTCGCAGGCAACCGAGGCTATTGTTCAATTTAACAGAGAGGGTAATCGCTTAAGTGTAACGGTAGAAGATAATGGACGTGGATTCAACATGAAAGAAAGCGATGAAAAAATAAGTGCAGGTCTTTCATCGGTAAAAAGCAGGGTACAATATTTAAACGGGCAGTTATCGATCGATTCACAAAACGAGATAGGCACTACCATTCTAATGAATTTTTTAATTAACGAGGGTGAAGCAGTTTCATAA
- a CDS encoding tetratricopeptide repeat protein: MSSSYINAKRITFTLLLTFVLLQTAQSQTDKKTDSLLQIIKSKNDTAAISAYGGLSNVYYFKGMQDSAIYYSRLGITLSKKNKNYQLTRLLLATARCYYMKSINDSAQLYLDEVNPVFEKESTDNKLMYNTILASLYLDESRTEEALQLFIQNANILEQPENKHLKHKLFATYGNIGQTFLREKEYSKAEEYLNKVIKMQEYAENKSQLIQIYNKYFIIYSSTNQLDKAKVVMDSAMALTKEVNNLELKQAVYVNHGRLYELRSEYQKAKEYYLIGLKLTDSINNNSYRSRILNNLSSVSISLKQMADAEKFAVDALRFAKEINSFEDLNYAYANLKLAEMHKGNYKQALVYAELEFAYADSLSSTTSKENVRQLEAKYQTEKRKRNCRPYPY, encoded by the coding sequence ATGTCTTCTTCTTATATAAATGCCAAACGCATCACATTTACTTTGTTACTTACTTTCGTATTGCTGCAAACAGCACAATCGCAAACGGATAAAAAAACCGACAGCCTTCTGCAAATAATCAAATCTAAAAATGATACGGCAGCAATATCAGCTTATGGAGGACTTAGTAATGTTTATTATTTCAAGGGCATGCAGGATTCTGCTATTTATTACAGTCGTTTGGGAATTACGTTATCCAAAAAAAATAAGAACTATCAACTAACCCGCCTGCTACTTGCAACGGCAAGATGCTATTACATGAAAAGCATAAACGATTCTGCACAACTGTATTTAGATGAAGTAAACCCGGTTTTTGAAAAAGAGAGCACAGACAATAAGTTGATGTATAATACCATCCTCGCTTCTCTTTATCTCGATGAATCACGAACGGAAGAAGCTCTGCAGTTATTTATACAGAACGCAAACATTCTGGAACAACCCGAAAATAAACATTTGAAACATAAACTATTTGCTACATATGGAAATATAGGTCAAACATTTCTGCGGGAAAAAGAATACAGCAAAGCAGAAGAATACCTTAACAAAGTGATAAAGATGCAGGAATATGCAGAAAATAAATCGCAACTCATCCAGATTTATAATAAGTATTTTATTATCTACAGTAGCACAAACCAGTTAGATAAAGCAAAAGTTGTAATGGATAGTGCCATGGCATTAACCAAAGAAGTAAATAATCTTGAATTGAAGCAGGCCGTTTACGTTAATCATGGAAGGCTGTACGAACTACGTTCCGAATATCAAAAAGCAAAAGAATATTATCTTATAGGATTAAAACTAACAGACAGCATTAACAACAACAGCTATCGCTCCCGCATACTGAATAATTTAAGCAGTGTAAGCATTTCATTAAAGCAAATGGCAGATGCCGAAAAATTTGCAGTAGATGCTCTGCGCTTTGCAAAGGAAATTAACAGCTTTGAAGATCTGAATTATGCTTATGCCAACCTGAAGCTGGCCGAAATGCATAAAGGAAATTATAAGCAGGCACTTGTATATGCCGAACTGGAGTTTGCATATGCCGATAGCCTGAGCAGTACAACCAGTAAAGAAAATGTTCGCCAGTTGGAAGCAAAATACCAAACGGAAAAAAGGAAAAGAAATTGCAGACCTTACCCTTACTAA